In Mangifera indica cultivar Alphonso chromosome 14, CATAS_Mindica_2.1, whole genome shotgun sequence, the DNA window TCAAAATAGCAATGAAGGAAACTGTAAGATCAACCTGTGGCTTTCTGCAGTAAAGAGGCCATCAAGGTGAAGGAGATCATAGGTTCTAGGATATGTTGAGAAAGCTTCACACCTACCAAGGGGGAAAACAAATAAGTCAGCACCATAGATATTCCAGTACCATATAAATTACAGGTTATGGGTGAAGCCCTAAAATAAATGCAGTGAAATTTACCAATCATGATAAGTTCCAATGAGGCCCCGATCAAAGACAACAGCTAGTGTATTGGCAGCATAGGATGAGACCACGTTCATAACCCACAAGGGATCATCGATTACCGCTGCAGCAAATCCTCCATAAACTGTATTCATGTCCATTACATTTCTTATCTTATCAGTCCCAATTGCAGGGAGTAACTTCTTGTAGTGCTTTACTCTCACTTTCCACTTGCTGTCATCATGTTTGAAAGCGCTAGCACTCCCACCGTGAACATCCGAAATTTGTTCAGGTGCAACATGCAACCGCTCTGGCCACTTAGGCATGGATTCCAAAACCGATTTCTTTAGTTTCGGTCTTGGAACAACAACACAAGGACGGATTGGTGTGTACCATGCTGAATCCGGTTCAAGGCTATCATCGCACTTGGGTGGGTATGGCTCTGAGTAAGTAAGCTTGTTGTAGCAAGTGTCATCTGAAGATTTCTGCCAAACTGCAATGTCATCCTTTTTGTTATACAATTTGAAACATATTGATGTCAGCAGTTCCTGCAACTTCTCATAGTCTGTTCTCTGCTCTTCCACAGTAGTATTCCACCCTCGCCATCTATGTTCGTAGTTGACAGGTGGGCCAGACAGAACCCAGAAGCCACCAGGACGGAGTATGCGGTGAATCTCTAGAAGATAAACTCCACCTGACACCAAGACATtgatattatagaaaaatatcaagCATCACCAGTGAATGAAAACGAAGCTGCTATGCTTTAATGGATATTAACTAAACTAAAACCTTATGATAGTTTACACAGAGAAACAAAAGATGTAATTTTTTGAAGCAATCATCTTTAAGTGCATCATAGTTTAAGATAATTAATCACCATATTCTGTCCATGGAATAAGGCATCGTGAGCAATGAGCCATATCAAAAGAATTTGAGGGGAAAGGTAGGCGCTGAGTAGAAATGATGCCAAGAATTGCAGGAATTCCGCGTTCCAGTGCAAATTGGACTTGAGCTTCATGATTATCTCTTGGTGCAAGAGAGACTGTTAAAATTCCACGATCTAATAAATCACCTCCCCAACTTGCAACCTACAAATGAATTGGCTATCTAAATTAACTTGACCTGAGCTACCTCTAAGTAAAATAAGATGCACCCTTAAAAATAACTGATTGAAAAAAGTGTTCCAATGGTAAGAAAATCTACTGAATTGGTCGAAtggagaaacaaaacaaaactaacCCCACATCCAGTGTCTATGGCAGTCCGAATA includes these proteins:
- the LOC123196421 gene encoding probable methyltransferase PMT21 isoform X1 — translated: MKHKDGKLNPHSDKGPRIVPLTLVVLVLCGFSFYLGGIFGSERNRVEAKEVKKAVSAPKEAVVAPLQIKSTTFPECSSDYQDYTPCTDPRRWKKYGVYRLTFMERHCPPVFEKKECLIPPPNGYKPPIRWPKSRDECWYRNVPYDWINKQKSNQNWLRKQGEKFLFPGGGTMFPQGVSAYVDLMQDLIPEMKDGTIRTAIDTGCGVASWGGDLLDRGILTVSLAPRDNHEAQVQFALERGIPAILGIISTQRLPFPSNSFDMAHCSRCLIPWTEYGGVYLLEIHRILRPGGFWVLSGPPVNYEHRWRGWNTTVEEQRTDYEKLQELLTSICFKLYNKKDDIAVWQKSSDDTCYNKLTYSEPYPPKCDDSLEPDSAWYTPIRPCVVVPRPKLKKSVLESMPKWPERLHVAPEQISDVHGGSASAFKHDDSKWKVRVKHYKKLLPAIGTDKIRNVMDMNTVYGGFAAAVIDDPLWVMNVVSSYAANTLAVVFDRGLIGTYHDWCEAFSTYPRTYDLLHLDGLFTAESHRCDMKYVLLEMDRILRPNGYVIIRESSYFVDAIAAIAKGMRWGCHKEETEYGVEKEKLLICQKKLWYSSQSSS
- the LOC123196421 gene encoding probable methyltransferase PMT21 isoform X2 yields the protein MKHKDGKLNPHSDKGPRIVPLTLVVLVLCGFSFYLGGIFGSERNRVEAKEVKKAVSAPKEAVVAPLQIKSTTFPECSSDYQDYTPCTDPRRWKKYGVYRLTFMERHCPPVFEKKECLIPPPNGYKPPIRWPKSRDECWYRNVPYDWINKQKSNQNWLRKQGEKFLFPGGGTMFPQGVSAYVDLMQDLIPEMKDGTIRTAIDTGCGVASWGGDLLDRGILTVSLAPRDNHEAQVQFALERGIPAILGIISTQRLPFPSNSFDMAHCSRCLIPWTEYGGVYLLEIHRILRPGGFWVLSGPPVNYEHRWRGWNTTVEEQRTDYEKLQELLTSICFKLYNKKDDIAVWQKSSDDTCYNKLTYSEPYPPKCDDSLEPDSAWYTPIRPCVVVPRPKLKKSVLESMPKWPERLHVAPEQISDVHGGSASAFKHDDSKWKVRVKHYKKLLPAIGTDKIRNVMDMNTVYGGFAAAVIDDPLWVMNVVSSYAANTLAVVFDRGLIGTYHDW